The nucleotide sequence AACAAATTTTGCATTTGTGAGATTTGAGTGTCTTTATTTTCTAGTTGCTTATCTTTAACAGATAATTGCTGTTCCTTTTTATCTAATTGTTCTTCTAAAAAACATATTAATTTAGTCTGTGCAGTATCATTTTGCAGTGTTTTTGCAGTCTGTGCAGTATCGTTTTGCAGTGTTTTTTTTAGTAAAGAGTACCCTGCGTTATTAATTACTAAGGTATTATTACCTTTAATTTTTATTGTTTGAACAAACTTTTCTCTAAAATCTTTATCTATTTTATTTCTTATCGTCTGTTTTGATACGCCTAACTCGTCCGCAAGTTCTTTTATGGTTTTTAAATTCTCACTCATGATAAGTCCTGCCTTTTAACCGTTGGTAGGTATTGTTCAATTGCTTTTTTGAGATACTTAGCTATATTGCGTTTTGAA is from Lactococcus lactis and encodes:
- a CDS encoding DUF536 domain-containing protein — translated: MSENLKTIKELADELGVSKQTIRNKIDKDFREKFVQTIKIKGNNTLVINNAGYSLLKKTLQNDTAQTAKTLQNDTAQTKLICFLEEQLDKKEQQLSVKDKQLENKDTQISQMQNLLDQQQRLALQDKKLLEEYKAEINDLKALKMPPEETECKHLDNQYKDEVNALKEKLENLQEQIKDQKRIEEQEKPRKWWGLWRK